The following are encoded together in the Candidatus Zixiibacteriota bacterium genome:
- a CDS encoding N-acetylmuramoyl-L-alanine amidase has translation MSAFTRLIITLFLTLAVCPSIFGQAVYKYKGSEYPIRQISEGELTYLSLMDLARASECKLNWDPWFFEAQLTSGESDLVVPMFSNYVRFDNQLLNITYPALYRHGDIYVPAITFVEALDNLVSKSLFWDEVEKTIWAEESQYNIVDVNFEPKMNGYLIEIVTREKLPYEAYVSEQKWINVNIFGGKLDERHFRTHPRPKAIKKVEAFQFEQSSQLAIKFYRTISSFHHSFTTNPPRIQIAIVDTTFDPTVLEGIDVPHDRSGYISTIVIDAGHGGDETGAVGSQGCREKDVTLSVAMKLKELFDEDGTTSAMLTRYVDTTLTLQQRADLANTYGDLFLSIHTDFSDDNAKNSGSLTFFLAPAIDDDARRTAMLENRSILLERTSGASADSLDFVMIDFMQTEYQEESKELASDIQNELEDRLKIKSRGVDQAGFFLLNKVYLPSVLIELAYLSNKRDEALLKKESFQQKAADAIYYGVKKFIDKHNARD, from the coding sequence ATGTCAGCCTTCACCAGATTAATCATCACACTCTTTCTCACCTTAGCCGTATGCCCTTCGATATTTGGACAAGCAGTCTACAAATACAAGGGTTCTGAATACCCGATCCGGCAAATCAGCGAAGGGGAATTGACCTATCTGTCGTTGATGGATCTCGCAAGAGCTTCAGAGTGCAAACTCAATTGGGACCCTTGGTTCTTCGAAGCTCAACTCACGTCAGGGGAAAGTGATCTTGTCGTACCGATGTTCTCGAACTACGTTCGCTTCGACAATCAACTGCTCAACATCACATATCCTGCGCTATACAGACACGGCGATATCTACGTTCCGGCAATTACATTTGTTGAAGCGCTTGACAATCTTGTATCCAAATCTCTTTTCTGGGATGAAGTTGAGAAAACGATCTGGGCGGAAGAGAGCCAGTACAACATTGTTGATGTCAATTTCGAACCAAAGATGAACGGCTATCTGATTGAAATAGTCACCAGGGAAAAGTTGCCATATGAAGCGTATGTCAGCGAGCAAAAATGGATTAATGTCAATATATTCGGAGGGAAACTGGATGAACGCCATTTCCGGACTCATCCACGGCCCAAAGCCATCAAGAAAGTAGAAGCTTTTCAGTTCGAACAGTCATCCCAATTGGCGATCAAGTTCTACCGCACGATATCGAGCTTCCATCACAGCTTCACCACAAACCCGCCGCGAATCCAGATAGCAATAGTGGATACGACTTTCGATCCGACGGTTCTTGAGGGCATTGATGTGCCGCACGATAGATCGGGGTACATCAGCACTATTGTCATCGATGCCGGCCACGGAGGCGACGAAACTGGAGCGGTAGGATCGCAGGGCTGCAGAGAGAAAGACGTCACGCTTTCCGTTGCCATGAAGCTTAAAGAGCTGTTCGATGAGGACGGTACTACTTCGGCAATGCTAACCCGTTATGTGGATACTACCTTGACCCTGCAACAGCGAGCCGATCTCGCGAACACCTATGGCGATCTTTTTCTATCGATTCATACAGACTTCTCCGACGATAACGCCAAGAATTCAGGATCACTGACTTTCTTCCTCGCTCCTGCTATCGATGACGACGCGCGCAGGACAGCAATGCTGGAAAACAGATCAATACTACTTGAACGGACGAGCGGTGCCTCTGCGGATAGCCTCGACTTTGTGATGATTGACTTTATGCAAACTGAGTATCAGGAGGAATCGAAAGAGCTCGCGTCCGATATTCAAAACGAACTGGAGGATCGCTTGAAGATCAAGTCGAGAGGAGTTGATCAGGCAGGTTTCTTTCTTTTGAACAAGGTCTACCTGCCCTCTGTCCTTATCGAGCTTGCATATCTGTCGAACAAGCGAGACGAGGCTCTGCTCAAGAAAGAGTCATTTCAGCAGAAAGCGGCTGATGCGATATACTATGGTGTCAAGAAATTCATTGACAAGCACAATGCAAGAGATTAG
- the waaF gene encoding lipopolysaccharide heptosyltransferase II — MIDPSAIHSVIVRLPNWIGDAVMAIPAVNCIKQHLPHAEVTCLGKKAVNQLYKYNHNVDQLLEFKLPEGKNRLSALKSFSQNLRKHSFDLGLILPDSFSSALVFRLGDVRRRVGYRSELRSFMLTDSIRLPADLVHRSEKYIGLVMQAFGIENCCKDIAVDVSDRERQAADRFLTVVGRFVVICPTSRAPSRRWGEEKYCELIARVHNDLRLSVVLAGSGDESELIEQIGNKAGVPYLNLAQEDDLLLSVEVMRRAEAFVGNDSGAAHLAASAGARVVSISGADDPRETRPLARVGTIVNKQIHCSPCVKNICPRDDHVNECMDVIAVGEVVEVVREIMAIEK; from the coding sequence ATGATAGATCCATCAGCCATCCACAGTGTAATAGTCAGGCTGCCGAATTGGATAGGTGATGCCGTTATGGCTATCCCGGCAGTAAACTGCATCAAGCAGCACCTGCCTCATGCAGAAGTAACGTGCCTTGGAAAGAAGGCGGTCAACCAGCTATACAAATATAACCACAATGTCGACCAGCTGCTGGAATTCAAATTGCCGGAGGGGAAGAACCGCCTCAGCGCTCTTAAGTCGTTTTCTCAAAACCTGCGCAAGCATTCATTCGATCTGGGATTGATTCTGCCTGATTCGTTTTCGTCGGCCCTTGTGTTCAGGCTTGGGGACGTGCGTCGACGAGTCGGTTATCGTTCGGAGCTCCGCTCATTCATGCTGACAGATTCAATTCGACTTCCCGCCGATTTAGTCCACAGAAGCGAGAAATATATCGGTCTGGTGATGCAGGCGTTCGGGATTGAAAACTGCTGCAAAGATATCGCAGTGGATGTTTCTGACAGAGAGAGGCAGGCGGCCGATAGATTCCTGACTGTTGTTGGCAGGTTTGTTGTCATTTGTCCGACGTCACGAGCTCCGTCACGACGTTGGGGTGAAGAGAAATATTGCGAGTTGATTGCTCGTGTGCACAATGACTTACGCTTATCTGTCGTGCTCGCCGGCTCCGGCGATGAATCGGAACTGATAGAGCAGATTGGCAACAAAGCGGGCGTCCCATATCTTAATCTCGCGCAAGAGGACGATCTGTTGCTGTCTGTTGAAGTTATGAGACGAGCTGAGGCTTTTGTCGGCAATGATTCAGGGGCAGCTCATCTCGCTGCCTCAGCCGGAGCGAGAGTGGTGAGCATTTCAGGTGCCGACGATCCGCGCGAGACGCGTCCGCTTGCCAGAGTCGGCACGATAGTAAATAAACAGATCCACTGCAGCCCATGTGTCAAGAACATCTGCCCGAGAGACGACCATGTCAACGAGTGCATGGATGTCATCGCGGTCGGTGAGGTGGTGGAAGTTGTCAGAGAAATCATGGCAATTGAGAAGTAA
- the murI gene encoding glutamate racemase, which yields METLSSQPIGIFDSGLGGLTVAREVFRLLPNEDVIYFGDTGRTPYGPRSKDIVTEFSRQDANFLIEQGVKIIVVACNTASALALPTIESEYDIEMLGVIKPGARSALKSTRNGKIGVIGTTGTISSDVYSREIGKLDPKIKVFSLACPLFVHLVEEGYLDKPASKLIAEDYLAPFRTNGIDTLVLGCTHYPLLKNVIREVLGDKVALIDSAEETAQVVYKHLMTRDLLREKTTDVLHKFYVSDLPDRFNQVARHFLGDQITNVIRIDITKY from the coding sequence ATGGAGACCCTTAGCTCTCAGCCAATCGGCATTTTCGATTCCGGACTTGGCGGTCTGACCGTTGCCAGGGAAGTGTTTCGCCTTCTTCCCAATGAGGATGTGATATACTTCGGAGATACAGGCAGAACTCCCTATGGGCCGAGGTCAAAGGACATAGTCACCGAGTTTTCTCGTCAGGACGCGAATTTCCTGATCGAGCAGGGTGTCAAGATCATCGTCGTCGCGTGCAACACGGCTTCCGCCCTGGCGCTTCCAACAATCGAGAGTGAGTACGACATAGAGATGCTTGGCGTTATAAAACCGGGCGCCAGATCAGCGCTAAAATCGACCCGCAACGGCAAGATCGGCGTGATCGGCACCACCGGTACGATATCATCCGATGTTTACTCAAGGGAGATCGGAAAACTCGATCCAAAGATCAAAGTATTCTCTCTCGCATGTCCGTTGTTTGTCCACCTTGTCGAAGAGGGTTATTTGGACAAGCCCGCTTCCAAACTGATAGCGGAGGACTACCTTGCGCCGTTCCGCACCAACGGGATCGATACTCTCGTTCTGGGATGCACGCACTATCCACTACTGAAGAACGTGATACGCGAGGTGCTCGGGGATAAAGTTGCGCTGATTGATTCGGCGGAGGAGACTGCACAGGTGGTGTATAAGCACTTGATGACACGTGACCTTCTACGCGAGAAGACCACAGACGTCTTGCACAAGTTCTACGTTTCCGACCTGCCCGATCGATTCAATCAGGTGGCAAGACACTTTCTTGGTGATCAGATCACAAATGTAATTAGAATCGACATCACGAAATACTGA
- a CDS encoding carbohydrate kinase family protein, protein MSEKSWQLRSKKKISVVGCINRDTVIRPGSPTLHGYGGILYNVFGLSALLGSGVEIVPMCNLGRDAAAPVLSLTSAYTNILTDQIRVVATRNNHCTMKYRRSGERSETFAGFVPSISYGQLESALDSDIALVNFISGRDVTLKTLKRFRELFTEMIYLDFHTLSLGLREGGSRFLRRPEKWREYIECCDFLQMNAREFSLLSGKQPVESDIVGFYDSHVRLTGKALLVTLGKEGAAMVDVRRGRARVSFTRPSSLPTVIDTTGAGDLFAAGFCAGLVSGESLEACLKLAVKSGTQGCTIIHPQDFAGR, encoded by the coding sequence TTGTCAGAGAAATCATGGCAATTGAGAAGTAAGAAGAAGATATCGGTTGTCGGCTGCATCAACCGTGACACGGTGATTCGCCCGGGCAGCCCAACCCTCCATGGCTACGGCGGAATTCTCTACAATGTGTTCGGTCTTTCGGCACTCCTTGGATCAGGTGTCGAAATAGTCCCGATGTGCAATCTGGGCAGGGATGCGGCCGCGCCGGTGCTCAGCCTGACGTCAGCATATACAAACATCTTGACCGATCAGATTCGCGTCGTTGCGACCCGAAATAATCATTGCACGATGAAGTATCGTAGAAGTGGTGAGAGGAGCGAGACATTCGCTGGATTCGTGCCTTCTATTTCTTACGGTCAGCTCGAAAGCGCACTCGACAGCGATATCGCATTGGTGAATTTCATCTCCGGGCGGGACGTTACTCTCAAGACTCTCAAGAGATTCCGCGAGCTATTCACAGAGATGATATATCTCGATTTTCATACGTTGTCGCTTGGATTGAGAGAAGGCGGCAGCCGCTTTTTGCGCCGACCGGAAAAATGGCGCGAGTATATCGAGTGCTGCGACTTTCTACAGATGAATGCACGCGAATTCTCCCTGCTGTCCGGCAAGCAGCCGGTTGAATCGGATATTGTCGGGTTTTATGATTCTCACGTGCGATTGACTGGCAAAGCGCTGCTCGTGACTCTCGGCAAGGAGGGCGCTGCCATGGTCGATGTCCGGAGAGGCCGCGCAAGAGTCAGTTTCACCAGACCATCATCACTGCCTACTGTCATAGATACCACAGGCGCAGGCGATCTGTTCGCTGCAGGATTCTGCGCGGGTTTGGTATCGGGAGAATCCCTTGAGGCATGTCTGAAATTGGCTGTGAAGAGTGGAACGCAAGGGTGCACGATCATCCACCCACAGGACTTCGCAGGCCGATAG
- a CDS encoding XTP/dITP diphosphatase has translation MKLVLATNNIHKIREITEILSRLKVEIVTKDAYPDFPDVEETGATLEENAALKAAAIFDFTGLPSLADDSGLEVDAIGGEPGVNSARYAGPGCTFADNNRKLLSALEGIPDEKRSARFRCVIALCFGKNDLRFAEGRVNGRITTEIRGKQGFGYDPVFEIPHLGKTFAEMPAEVKNSMSHRGKAVEKARRIIEDYLNK, from the coding sequence ATGAAACTCGTCCTCGCTACCAACAACATCCACAAAATTAGAGAGATAACCGAGATACTCTCCAGGCTCAAGGTAGAAATCGTCACAAAGGATGCATATCCCGATTTTCCAGATGTTGAAGAGACAGGCGCCACTCTCGAAGAGAACGCCGCACTCAAAGCTGCCGCCATCTTCGATTTCACAGGACTGCCATCACTTGCGGATGATTCAGGGCTTGAAGTCGATGCAATAGGCGGTGAACCGGGAGTCAACTCGGCACGTTATGCCGGTCCGGGTTGCACATTTGCGGACAACAACCGGAAGCTGCTTTCCGCCCTCGAAGGTATCCCGGATGAAAAGCGCTCAGCGCGGTTCAGGTGCGTGATTGCTCTATGCTTTGGAAAAAACGACTTGCGATTTGCAGAAGGGCGCGTCAATGGCCGAATCACGACCGAGATACGGGGCAAACAGGGTTTCGGCTACGATCCGGTTTTCGAGATTCCACATCTCGGCAAAACATTCGCTGAGATGCCTGCCGAAGTTAAGAACAGCATGTCTCATCGTGGGAAAGCGGTCGAGAAAGCCCGCAGAATTATCGAAGATTATCTGAACAAATAG